In Dysgonomonadaceae bacterium zrk40, one genomic interval encodes:
- the rhaT gene encoding L-rhamnose/proton symporter RhaT — MNTIFGLLIIAVGSMGQSSSYVPINKIKEWSWENFWLVQGVFAWLVFPLLGAFMANSLPELFSIYGSTGAATLQAIGYGVLWGVGGLTFGLSMRYLGIALGQSVALGTCAAFGTLIPAMLTGTDLLSPKGLILLLAVAVTLVGITLVGYAGSLRSRNMTEEERRKAIKDFALKKGLLIALLSGVMSACFSLGLSAGIPVKEAAMAAGASDLFAQNPVTLLVTFGGFLTNLVYCLYMNRKNKTGGEIGRSSKAVLINNLLFCALAGLLWYSQFFGLGMGQSFFEANSVMMAFSWSILMSLNVIFSNVWGIILKEWKGAGNKAVTFLAFGMAILIFSLIIPNLF; from the coding sequence ATGAATACCATCTTCGGTCTGCTAATTATCGCGGTGGGCAGCATGGGCCAGTCGAGTTCCTATGTCCCCATCAACAAAATCAAGGAATGGTCATGGGAAAACTTCTGGCTGGTTCAGGGTGTTTTTGCCTGGCTTGTGTTTCCCTTGTTGGGTGCTTTTATGGCCAATTCTTTACCGGAGTTGTTCTCGATTTACGGTTCTACCGGCGCTGCTACTTTGCAGGCAATTGGATATGGTGTACTCTGGGGAGTGGGGGGACTTACCTTCGGCCTCAGCATGCGTTACCTCGGCATTGCACTGGGACAGTCAGTTGCACTGGGCACCTGTGCAGCCTTCGGTACCCTTATCCCGGCAATGCTGACCGGAACAGATCTGCTCTCACCCAAAGGATTGATCCTGTTGCTCGCCGTAGCAGTTACACTGGTGGGTATCACCTTGGTGGGTTATGCCGGTAGCCTCCGTTCTCGAAACATGACGGAAGAGGAGCGACGAAAAGCCATCAAAGACTTCGCACTGAAGAAAGGATTGCTCATCGCCCTGCTTTCAGGTGTGATGAGTGCCTGTTTCAGCCTTGGTCTGAGTGCAGGAATTCCGGTGAAAGAAGCGGCTATGGCTGCCGGCGCCTCCGATTTGTTTGCACAGAACCCGGTGACCCTGCTGGTTACATTCGGTGGATTTCTGACAAACCTGGTTTATTGTCTCTACATGAACCGGAAAAACAAAACTGGTGGGGAAATTGGGCGCTCATCGAAAGCAGTGTTGATCAATAACCTGCTTTTCTGTGCCCTGGCAGGATTGCTCTGGTACTCACAGTTCTTCGGCCTTGGTATGGGACAAAGCTTCTTTGAGGCCAACAGTGTGATGATGGCTTTTTCCTGGAGCATCCTAATGTCACTCAACGTGATATTCAGCAACGTGTGGGGCATCATTCTGAAGGAATGGAAAGGAGCCGGCAACAAAGCTGTCACCTTCCTTGCCTTCGGAATGGCTATCCTGATCTTCTCATTAATCATTCCCAATCTATTCTGA
- a CDS encoding efflux RND transporter periplasmic adaptor subunit codes for MNKKTKIILFAAIALLILGMAFYPKIRKIFTSGQQTEARSPVGPVGGRQQLAVNATVLQPQVLENIFRITGILLPDEEVDLTFETSGKITNINFREGSFVQKGTLLAKVNDAPLQAELKKLEAQLPLAEDRLYRQQTLLEKDAISQETYQSVSTQLETLKAEIELVKARIRQTEMRAPFSGMIGLRQVSEGAYASPSVVVANLTKISPLKIEFSLTQNFVNKIKPGTEITFTVENDLQEYQASVYAVESRLDVKTLSLFARARYPNSDLKMKPGQSATIRIKLDQIENAIVIPSISTVKEIGRDITYIYENGKAKEVEITTGMRTASSVEVTSGLSVGDTLLTTGVMQLRTGMPVRITEMVPNSTE; via the coding sequence ATGAATAAGAAAACAAAGATCATCCTCTTTGCAGCTATCGCTTTGCTGATACTTGGAATGGCATTCTATCCGAAGATCAGGAAGATCTTCACTTCCGGACAACAAACCGAAGCCAGATCGCCTGTGGGCCCCGTCGGTGGCAGACAACAGCTGGCGGTCAATGCCACCGTATTGCAACCACAAGTGCTGGAGAACATCTTCCGCATCACCGGAATCCTGCTCCCCGATGAAGAGGTGGATCTCACCTTTGAGACATCGGGTAAAATCACCAACATCAATTTCAGGGAGGGGAGCTTTGTACAAAAGGGAACGCTACTCGCAAAGGTGAACGATGCACCCCTGCAGGCGGAGTTGAAGAAGCTGGAGGCTCAGTTACCGCTGGCCGAAGATCGTCTCTATCGTCAACAGACACTTTTGGAGAAGGATGCCATCAGCCAGGAGACCTATCAGTCGGTCTCCACCCAGTTGGAAACACTGAAGGCAGAGATCGAGCTGGTGAAGGCCCGTATCCGGCAGACAGAGATGCGCGCACCTTTCAGCGGGATGATCGGACTGAGGCAGGTGAGCGAAGGAGCCTACGCCTCTCCTTCAGTGGTGGTCGCCAATCTTACCAAAATCTCACCACTGAAGATAGAATTCTCCCTCACACAAAATTTTGTAAACAAGATCAAACCGGGAACAGAGATCACCTTCACGGTTGAAAACGACCTGCAGGAGTATCAAGCATCAGTCTATGCGGTGGAGTCACGCCTCGACGTAAAAACGCTCAGCCTCTTCGCGCGGGCGCGATATCCCAACAGTGACCTGAAGATGAAACCGGGACAGTCGGCCACCATCCGCATCAAGCTGGATCAGATCGAAAATGCCATCGTAATTCCCAGCATCTCCACGGTGAAGGAGATCGGACGGGACATCACATACATCTACGAAAACGGCAAGGCCAAAGAGGTGGAGATCACCACCGGCATGCGTACCGCTTCTTCAGTAGAGGTGACCAGTGGTCTCTCGGTGGGTGATACCCTCCTCACGACGGGAGTGATGCAGCTTCGTACCGGCATGCCGGTACGGATTACGGAGATGGTACCAAACAGCACTGAATAA
- a CDS encoding fimbrillin family protein encodes MKNLLLTLMIGVLLIACEGEKINPLGTKTAVRMTAEIEGMKTRLSGSTWDQDDAIGVFMKMNGDELNASAPKKNLKYIYSEETGHFEPMSENEIIYFPTNGDAVDFIGYYPFREDISAFNIPIDLTSQSNQSAIDLMYADNVKNVSQTESQITMRFSHKLSRIVFQVEHYRVIEQSDFSVIITGVPTVGSFNLTDKSLTVDSAKTDIVCCVNDDCTLAEAILMPGTDLSGSDLWFLIEDGLEAYKVSLNTLFNSGPLSESTQYTFNAMLYTDKVRVETDSTEITPWITPPSVSFTAERSADTPPQLKGSKEYPYSVAQAINRQGKDDVWVKGYIVGAFYLTTSNFVTDNTWEVRTNVALADNPGETISTLMLPIFFGAIPVKEALNICDNPLNIDKQVLIKGDFDNYYGVPGMRNANDYQFVE; translated from the coding sequence ATGAAAAATTTATTATTAACGTTGATGATCGGTGTGCTTCTTATCGCTTGTGAAGGAGAAAAGATCAATCCATTAGGAACGAAAACTGCTGTCCGTATGACTGCAGAGATTGAAGGCATGAAAACGCGTCTTTCCGGTTCCACCTGGGATCAGGACGATGCCATAGGGGTATTTATGAAAATGAACGGTGACGAGCTCAATGCTTCAGCGCCGAAAAAAAATTTAAAATACATATACAGTGAGGAAACAGGTCATTTTGAACCAATGAGTGAGAATGAAATTATCTACTTCCCCACCAATGGTGATGCCGTTGATTTTATCGGGTATTATCCTTTCCGGGAGGACATCTCAGCATTCAACATCCCAATCGACCTGACGTCTCAATCCAACCAATCAGCGATCGACCTGATGTATGCCGATAATGTGAAGAACGTGAGCCAGACAGAAAGCCAGATAACCATGCGTTTCTCCCACAAGCTTTCCAGGATTGTGTTTCAGGTGGAGCATTATCGGGTAATCGAGCAGAGTGATTTCTCGGTGATCATCACAGGGGTTCCCACTGTCGGCTCATTTAATCTGACCGACAAAAGTCTGACGGTTGATTCAGCAAAAACTGACATTGTTTGTTGTGTGAACGATGACTGTACCCTGGCTGAGGCAATTCTAATGCCTGGAACTGATCTCTCGGGCAGCGACCTCTGGTTTCTAATCGAGGATGGATTGGAAGCCTATAAAGTATCGCTAAATACGCTGTTCAATTCAGGTCCCTTATCCGAATCGACACAATACACATTCAATGCAATGCTATACACAGACAAAGTAAGGGTGGAAACTGACTCGACCGAAATAACCCCATGGATTACACCGCCTTCTGTGTCTTTCACTGCTGAGCGTTCGGCAGATACCCCACCGCAACTCAAAGGTTCAAAGGAATATCCTTATAGCGTTGCACAGGCCATCAATCGCCAGGGAAAAGATGATGTCTGGGTAAAAGGTTATATCGTAGGTGCATTTTACCTCACCACCTCAAATTTCGTGACCGATAACACATGGGAGGTCAGGACAAATGTGGCCCTGGCGGACAACCCGGGTGAAACGATTTCTACACTTATGTTGCCGATTTTCTTCGGTGCAATACCAGTGAAGGAAGCTCTGAACATATGCGACAATCCCTTAAACATAGACAAACAGGTATTAATCAAAGGAGACTTTGATAATTACTACGGTGTTCCGGGAATGAGAAATGCAAATGATTATCAATTTGTGGAATAA
- a CDS encoding SGNH/GDSL hydrolase family protein: MKHLNKLLLLLITMNAITLSITAQDWANLNRFREDNAKLAAPRTCDDRVVFMGNSITQGWIDMVPEFFAGRHYINRGIGGQTTPQMLIRFRQDVIHLQPKVVVILAGINDIAGNTGPSSLEMIEDNLHSMTELAQAKGIQVVLCSVLPAIDFPWRPGMEPADKVVELNKRIESYATLKGAVYCDYFTAMVDEHNGLPEELSGDGVHPNVEGYAIMAPIVEKAIARALLMWKGN, translated from the coding sequence ATGAAACATCTGAACAAATTACTCTTGCTGTTGATAACGATGAATGCCATAACCTTATCAATCACAGCCCAGGATTGGGCCAACCTGAACCGTTTCAGGGAGGATAACGCCAAACTCGCTGCTCCCCGAACCTGCGATGATCGGGTCGTCTTCATGGGGAACTCCATCACACAGGGGTGGATAGACATGGTGCCGGAGTTCTTTGCCGGTCGTCACTACATCAACCGTGGCATTGGCGGACAAACAACACCGCAGATGCTGATCCGCTTTCGTCAGGATGTGATACACCTGCAGCCCAAGGTGGTGGTGATCCTTGCCGGTATCAACGACATCGCGGGTAACACGGGGCCTTCCAGCCTGGAGATGATTGAAGATAACCTGCATTCGATGACCGAGCTGGCTCAGGCCAAAGGCATCCAGGTGGTACTCTGTTCGGTGCTGCCGGCAATTGATTTCCCCTGGCGTCCGGGAATGGAGCCTGCTGATAAGGTGGTGGAGTTGAATAAACGAATAGAGTCATATGCCACGTTGAAGGGAGCGGTCTATTGCGACTACTTCACAGCGATGGTTGACGAACACAACGGTTTACCTGAAGAACTCTCGGGTGATGGTGTACATCCCAACGTAGAAGGTTACGCGATCATGGCTCCTATCGTGGAGAAGGCGATAGCCCGTGCCCTGCTGATGTGGAAAGGCAACTGA
- a CDS encoding helix-turn-helix transcriptional regulator has protein sequence MRFNDLGIDFKYLLVNERDKKFGLTVNTVGFQPIPPHSLYPSTEHPKNYYFHPGKGRILSEYQIVYISKGKGSFSSKSTRRTSITKGQAMVLFPGQWHTYSPQKDTGWNEYYIGFEGMIIDNIVSQGFFSQENQILDVGVNEDLVNLFSSAIKIAKEDKTAAQQNLAGIVFNILGTILSLAQNKNFETNDSAQKIERAKVIMCENILKNLEIKELAQNLGISYSLFRKVFKEYTGYSPAQYFQELKLRKAKEMLTETNHSIKEVAFELNFNSYEYFLSFFKKKVGTTPMEYRNTGRIK, from the coding sequence ATGAGATTCAATGACTTAGGCATCGACTTCAAATACCTGTTGGTCAACGAGAGGGATAAGAAGTTTGGGCTCACTGTCAATACAGTCGGCTTTCAACCCATTCCTCCCCATTCACTCTATCCCTCCACAGAACATCCGAAAAACTATTATTTCCACCCGGGCAAAGGAAGAATACTATCCGAATATCAAATTGTATACATCAGTAAAGGTAAAGGGAGCTTTTCCTCCAAGTCAACCCGACGTACCAGCATCACCAAAGGGCAGGCAATGGTGCTCTTCCCGGGACAATGGCACACCTATTCACCACAGAAAGATACCGGCTGGAACGAGTATTACATCGGCTTTGAAGGAATGATCATTGACAATATTGTCTCACAGGGATTTTTTTCACAGGAAAACCAAATCCTCGATGTGGGAGTAAATGAAGATCTTGTCAACCTATTCTCCTCTGCAATCAAGATTGCCAAGGAAGATAAAACCGCAGCACAACAAAACCTTGCAGGAATAGTATTCAACATCTTGGGGACCATCCTTTCCTTGGCTCAGAACAAGAACTTCGAAACAAATGACTCAGCACAAAAGATTGAAAGAGCAAAGGTGATCATGTGCGAAAACATTCTTAAAAACCTGGAGATAAAAGAGCTGGCACAAAACCTGGGGATCAGTTATTCACTCTTCCGCAAAGTCTTTAAGGAGTATACCGGTTACTCACCCGCACAATATTTCCAGGAGCTGAAGTTGAGAAAAGCGAAGGAGATGCTAACTGAAACAAATCACTCCATAAAGGAGGTAGCATTTGAACTCAACTTCAACTCTTACGAGTATTTTCTATCTTTTTTCAAGAAAAAAGTGGGCACCACCCCCATGGAATACCGTAATACCGGCAGAATCAAATAA